Proteins encoded together in one Mannheimia haemolytica window:
- the kdsA gene encoding 2-dehydro-3-deoxyphosphooctonate aldolase, producing the protein MTDKIVKVGNIEVANHKPFTLFGGMNVLESRDMALRVCEQYVEVTQKLNVPYVFKASFDKANRSSIHSYRGPGMEEGLKIFQELKQTFGVNIITDVHEIYQCKPVAEVVDVIQLPAFLARQTDLVEAMARTGAVINVKKPQFLSPGQMGNIVEKIAECGNDKVILCDRGTNFGYDNLVVDMLGFGIMKKVSKGCPVIFDVTHSLQCRDPFGAASGGRRDQVTELARSGMAIGLAGLFLEAHPDPNSAKCDGPSALPLSKLEAFVSQMKAIDELVKSFEEIDTSK; encoded by the coding sequence ATGACAGATAAAATTGTAAAAGTTGGCAATATTGAAGTGGCGAATCACAAGCCGTTTACCCTCTTTGGTGGTATGAACGTGCTGGAAAGCCGCGATATGGCACTGAGAGTGTGTGAGCAATATGTTGAAGTCACGCAAAAACTAAATGTGCCTTATGTGTTCAAAGCCTCATTTGACAAAGCAAACCGTTCTTCAATCCACTCTTATCGTGGGCCGGGAATGGAAGAAGGTTTAAAGATTTTCCAAGAATTAAAACAAACCTTTGGCGTGAATATCATTACCGATGTACACGAAATTTATCAGTGTAAGCCTGTAGCAGAAGTAGTTGATGTGATTCAACTTCCTGCTTTTTTAGCTCGCCAAACCGATTTAGTGGAAGCAATGGCTCGTACCGGTGCGGTTATTAATGTCAAAAAACCACAATTTTTAAGCCCTGGGCAAATGGGGAATATCGTAGAAAAGATTGCTGAATGTGGCAATGATAAAGTGATTTTGTGCGACCGTGGCACAAACTTTGGCTATGATAACCTAGTTGTAGATATGCTTGGTTTCGGCATTATGAAAAAGGTGTCAAAAGGCTGTCCGGTGATTTTTGATGTGACTCACTCACTACAATGCCGTGATCCATTCGGTGCAGCTTCCGGTGGTCGTCGAGATCAAGTAACCGAACTGGCACGTTCCGGTATGGCGATTGGCTTAGCCGGCTTGTTCTTAGAAGCTCACCCGGATCCAAATTCGGCAAAATGTGATGGTCCATCAGCATTACCACTATCAAAATTAGAAGCCTTTGTTTCACAGATGAAAGCGATTGATGAGTTGGTTAAGAGCTTTGAAGAAATTGATACTTCCAAATAA
- the prmC gene encoding Release factor glutamine methyltransferase has protein sequence MNYQQWLTLAEQTLLENAEQDPFLNAKFDANLLLQAVTKRSKSAIFAFSETVLSERELVELAEKLARRAKGEPMAYILGYREFWSLPLKVSPATLIPRPDTERVVELALEYAYKRLENQKMLQILDLGTGTGAIALALASELGEKAQIIGVDFQNEAVQLAEQNCQHLGLNQVTFLQSDWFSSLANQQFDLIVSNPPYIDESDENLTVGDVRFEPLTALVADNKGLSDLQKIIENAPLYLKPQGALMLEHGWQQGNAVRDLFDLRLWEQVETAQDYAGNDRVTKAILK, from the coding sequence ATGAATTATCAACAATGGCTAACACTTGCCGAGCAGACTCTCCTTGAAAATGCCGAGCAAGACCCGTTTTTAAACGCCAAATTCGATGCTAATTTGTTGCTGCAAGCAGTCACAAAACGCTCAAAATCGGCCATTTTTGCTTTTTCCGAAACAGTACTTTCTGAACGTGAACTTGTGGAATTAGCGGAAAAATTAGCTCGACGTGCCAAAGGTGAACCTATGGCATATATTTTAGGCTATCGGGAATTTTGGTCGTTGCCGTTAAAGGTTTCGCCAGCAACGCTGATTCCCCGCCCCGATACCGAGAGGGTGGTTGAATTGGCGTTGGAATATGCCTACAAGCGGTTAGAAAATCAAAAAATGTTGCAAATTCTGGATCTCGGCACCGGCACGGGAGCGATTGCATTGGCACTGGCGAGTGAATTAGGTGAGAAAGCCCAAATTATCGGAGTCGATTTCCAAAATGAAGCGGTACAACTGGCAGAACAAAATTGCCAACACTTGGGCTTAAATCAGGTTACATTTTTACAAAGCGATTGGTTCAGCTCACTGGCAAATCAACAATTTGATTTAATTGTCTCAAATCCGCCTTATATTGATGAATCGGACGAAAATTTGACGGTGGGAGACGTACGTTTTGAACCCTTAACCGCCTTAGTTGCCGATAATAAAGGGTTGAGCGATTTGCAAAAAATCATCGAAAATGCACCGCTTTACTTAAAGCCGCAAGGAGCGTTAATGCTAGAACACGGCTGGCAACAGGGGAATGCAGTTCGAGATTTATTTGATTTGCGTTTATGGGAACAGGTGGAAACTGCTCAAGACTATGCCGGCAATGACAGAGTGACCAAAGCGATTTTAAAATAA
- the topA_2 gene encoding DNA topoisomerase 1, whose protein sequence is MVLFKSTKHTEICPQCGSPLQIKQGKKGLFLGCSAYPDCDYIKPLHQASHIIKELDERCPECGGNLQLKQGNYGIFIGCSHYPECHFIVHEEAEIEEEFDCPECQTHKLVARKGRSGKTFYGCTGFPSCKFTLAGKPVKHKCDVCGCELASVKKVKGKQTYICANKTCLHQIEIQSNE, encoded by the coding sequence ATGGTGCTTTTTAAATCAACCAAACACACTGAAATTTGTCCACAATGTGGCTCACCGTTACAAATCAAGCAAGGTAAAAAAGGGTTGTTTTTGGGTTGTTCAGCTTACCCCGATTGCGATTATATTAAACCATTACATCAAGCCAGCCACATTATTAAGGAATTAGATGAGCGTTGTCCTGAATGTGGTGGAAACCTGCAACTAAAACAAGGCAATTACGGCATTTTTATCGGCTGTAGCCATTATCCTGAATGCCATTTTATCGTCCACGAAGAAGCTGAAATTGAAGAAGAGTTTGATTGCCCGGAATGCCAAACTCATAAACTGGTGGCAAGAAAAGGGCGTTCCGGTAAGACATTTTATGGTTGTACTGGCTTTCCAAGCTGTAAATTCACTCTAGCCGGAAAGCCGGTTAAACACAAATGCGATGTGTGTGGCTGCGAATTGGCAAGCGTGAAAAAAGTAAAAGGTAAACAAACCTATATTTGTGCCAATAAAACTTGCCTACACCAAATAGAAATCCAATCAAATGAATAA
- the trpE_2 gene encoding Anthranilate synthase component 1, whose translation MIQPISAIVFSMQDFIHQANHYGQTKRPFFFLIDFEQQKPLLFPLEQAHASGLFFEFFCKSNLEKTLGKPTKAFEFSANPIPFSKYQTGFELVKKEIQAGNSYLLNLSYPTAIETNYSLAEIFAASKAKYKCYLQDRFVCFSPECFVRIKNNRIFSYPMKGTINASEENAEQKLMASEKEFTEHNTIVDLIRNDLALVAKNIEVTKYRYVEKVETHRGAILQTSSEICGELAENWQENIGSILAKLLPAGSISGAPKEKTVSIIQQAELGKRGYYTGILGYFDGESLESAVAIRYIAQTSNGLVFHSGGGITSQSVLADEYNEMLEKVYVPISTI comes from the coding sequence ATGATTCAGCCAATTTCAGCCATTGTGTTTTCTATGCAAGATTTTATCCACCAAGCCAATCACTACGGGCAAACCAAACGCCCTTTTTTCTTCTTAATTGATTTTGAACAGCAAAAACCGCTCCTTTTTCCGTTGGAACAGGCTCACGCAAGCGGTCTTTTTTTTGAGTTTTTTTGCAAATCGAATCTCGAAAAAACACTTGGAAAACCGACTAAAGCTTTTGAATTTTCGGCAAATCCGATTCCGTTTAGCAAATACCAAACCGGGTTTGAACTAGTGAAAAAGGAAATTCAAGCCGGCAATAGCTACTTGCTGAATTTAAGCTACCCGACTGCGATTGAAACCAATTATTCATTGGCGGAAATTTTTGCGGCTAGCAAAGCAAAATATAAATGTTATTTGCAAGACCGATTCGTCTGTTTTTCCCCTGAATGCTTTGTGCGAATTAAAAATAACCGCATTTTTTCCTACCCGATGAAAGGCACAATTAATGCAAGCGAGGAGAATGCCGAACAGAAATTAATGGCTTCAGAAAAAGAGTTCACCGAGCATAATACCATTGTAGATTTGATCCGAAATGACTTGGCGTTAGTGGCGAAAAATATTGAAGTGACGAAATACCGTTATGTGGAAAAAGTCGAAACTCATCGAGGGGCAATTTTGCAGACAAGTTCTGAGATTTGCGGAGAACTTGCTGAAAATTGGCAAGAAAATATCGGTTCGATATTGGCAAAATTACTGCCTGCCGGCTCCATTAGCGGTGCACCGAAAGAAAAAACGGTTTCGATTATTCAGCAAGCGGAATTAGGAAAACGGGGTTACTACACCGGTATTTTGGGTTATTTTGATGGCGAGAGCTTAGAAAGTGCGGTGGCAATTCGTTACATTGCTCAAACCTCAAACGGGCTGGTGTTTCATAGTGGTGGTGGCATTACCTCACAAAGTGTGTTAGCTGATGAATATAATGAAATGTTAGAGAAAGTCTATGTGCCGATTTCCACTATTTGA
- a CDS encoding Branched-chain amino acid aminotransferase/4-amino-4-deoxychorismate lyase: MCRFPLFETLSIIDGQVQNLQYHQQRFEKATQEYFGCEPRFRLADILVMPEAYQQGKVRCRIDYNATEFELKFFAYSPKKVERFRLVEVENWDYHLKFSDRKRFDLLPILQNEEVIILNNGYVSDCSIGNLLFLKQGIWYSPQHYLLKGTQLSRLLDEGKVVLTKITKQDLHQYEKIMLINALNPFEESRALSCSQIYFCDLDRKS; the protein is encoded by the coding sequence ATGTGCCGATTTCCACTATTTGAAACCCTTTCGATTATTGACGGACAAGTTCAGAACTTGCAGTATCATCAGCAACGTTTTGAGAAAGCAACACAAGAATATTTCGGTTGTGAACCTCGTTTTAGGCTTGCTGATATTTTAGTTATGCCAGAGGCTTATCAACAGGGCAAAGTACGTTGTCGAATAGATTATAACGCAACAGAATTTGAGCTGAAATTTTTTGCTTATTCGCCCAAAAAAGTAGAACGTTTTCGCTTGGTTGAGGTGGAAAATTGGGATTATCACCTCAAATTTAGCGACCGCAAGCGGTTTGATTTGCTCCCTATTTTGCAAAATGAAGAGGTGATTATTCTTAATAACGGCTATGTTAGTGATTGTTCCATCGGCAATTTACTGTTCCTAAAACAAGGGATTTGGTATAGCCCACAACATTATTTGCTCAAAGGCACACAACTTAGTAGATTGCTTGATGAGGGGAAAGTTGTTTTAACCAAAATCACCAAACAAGATTTGCATCAATATGAAAAAATTATGCTGATTAATGCTCTCAATCCCTTTGAGGAATCAAGAGCGTTGTCTTGCTCGCAAATTTATTTTTGTGATCTTGATCGAAAATCCTAA
- the recA gene encoding Recombinase A, with the protein MAEKKSQKNTPVKQVDPEQKEKALAAALAQIEKQFGKGSIMKLGDTQALDIEAVSTGSLGLDSALGIGGLPMGRIVEIYGPESSGKTTLTLSVVAQAQKNGKTCAFIDAEHALDPIYARKLGVDTDGLLISQPDNGEQALEICDALVRSGAVDVIIVDSVAALTPKAEIEGDMGDSHMGLQARLMSQALRKLTANIKATNCLVIFINQIRMKIGVMFGNPETTTGGNALKFYASVRLDIRRSGVVKDGDEVIGSETKVKIVKNKVAPPFREVQFDIMYGEGIARMNELLILAESHGFINKAGAWFSYEGEKIGQGKNNAIKWLKEHPEVASKIEQDIRNLLISNPTFTATPDSENADNADDEFSEEEL; encoded by the coding sequence ATGGCAGAGAAAAAAAGTCAAAAGAACACGCCGGTTAAACAGGTTGATCCGGAACAAAAAGAAAAAGCGTTGGCAGCCGCATTAGCTCAAATTGAAAAGCAATTTGGCAAAGGCTCAATTATGAAGTTAGGCGATACTCAAGCCCTTGATATTGAAGCAGTTTCAACCGGTTCTCTTGGTTTAGACTCAGCATTAGGCATTGGTGGTTTACCAATGGGTCGTATTGTGGAAATTTATGGGCCGGAATCTTCAGGTAAAACCACATTAACTTTATCTGTGGTGGCTCAAGCCCAAAAAAATGGTAAAACTTGTGCCTTTATTGATGCCGAACACGCACTTGATCCTATTTATGCCCGTAAGTTAGGGGTAGATACAGATGGATTATTAATTTCGCAACCGGATAACGGCGAACAAGCCTTAGAAATTTGTGATGCGTTAGTTCGCTCCGGTGCGGTTGATGTGATTATTGTGGACTCTGTTGCGGCACTTACACCAAAAGCAGAAATTGAAGGCGATATGGGTGATTCCCATATGGGCTTACAAGCTCGTTTAATGTCACAAGCATTGCGTAAATTAACCGCAAATATCAAAGCAACTAACTGCTTGGTGATTTTCATTAACCAAATTCGTATGAAAATTGGGGTAATGTTCGGTAACCCTGAAACCACAACTGGTGGTAATGCCCTTAAATTCTATGCTTCAGTACGTTTAGATATTCGTCGTTCAGGCGTAGTAAAAGACGGTGATGAGGTTATCGGTAGCGAAACAAAAGTGAAAATTGTGAAAAACAAGGTTGCTCCACCGTTCCGTGAAGTGCAATTTGATATTATGTACGGTGAAGGCATTGCCCGTATGAATGAATTGCTCATATTGGCTGAATCTCACGGCTTTATTAATAAAGCAGGCGCTTGGTTCTCTTATGAAGGGGAGAAAATCGGTCAGGGTAAAAATAATGCGATTAAATGGTTAAAAGAACACCCTGAAGTGGCGAGTAAAATTGAGCAAGATATTCGAAATCTACTCATTTCAAACCCGACTTTTACAGCTACTCCAGATTCTGAAAATGCAGACAATGCAGATGATGAATTTAGTGAAGAAGAACTCTAA
- the rmuC gene encoding DNA recombination protein rmuC produces the protein MNNAIYFQEIGIYIALAVCVLVGVYLFFLKSRYQRDAYELSQDLDKITANFEQIQQKYEVLAQEKNQLEQWAIQQQTKYEAVSERLSERDGQLQRFLQKIELAEQQENQLERYINELKERVGSSQAKAESLEEQLQFSQSSLSTKERENQALFSRLNEVQNELTELRTTLSEKQANFEAQQRNFIEVKQQLNVEFQHLAQQILDEKSKRFSETNQSSLEALLKPFKEQIEGFQKRVNEVHSESLKGSANLEAEIKRVLQIGVSMSEEAQNLATALKGNNKIAGNWGEVQLESALQSAGLLAGEHYQAQESFRDEEGRRFAPDFVVHLPDQKHLIIDSKVSLVAYDQAVRSEENFAISQALDEHCRSLRNHIEGLSKKNYSALLGIKSPDFVLMFIPIEPAYIEAMKHDPQLFNFGYERNVILVSHTTLMPILRTVANLWRIERGNSEAREISEKAGEIYNQVCAVADRLAKLGNTLNTANNQYNQTVTSLVGRQGLLGKVERFQHLSSKASQIVPQVELIENEVDTIKLEIVSRELLEE, from the coding sequence ATGAACAACGCCATTTATTTTCAAGAAATTGGGATCTACATCGCTCTTGCCGTTTGTGTGCTGGTAGGCGTTTATCTCTTTTTCTTGAAATCCCGTTATCAGCGAGATGCCTATGAGTTAAGCCAAGATCTTGACAAAATCACCGCAAATTTTGAACAAATTCAGCAAAAATATGAGGTGTTGGCTCAAGAAAAAAATCAGCTTGAGCAGTGGGCAATTCAGCAACAGACTAAATATGAAGCAGTAAGTGAACGTTTGAGCGAGCGAGACGGACAACTACAACGATTTCTGCAAAAAATTGAACTTGCCGAACAGCAAGAAAATCAGCTGGAACGCTATATTAATGAGCTAAAAGAGAGAGTGGGTTCTTCCCAAGCAAAGGCAGAAAGTTTGGAAGAACAGCTACAATTTAGCCAAAGTTCACTCTCGACCAAAGAGCGGGAAAATCAAGCGTTATTTAGCCGTTTAAACGAGGTACAAAACGAGCTGACCGAACTGCGTACTACGCTGTCGGAAAAACAGGCAAATTTTGAAGCACAACAACGTAATTTTATTGAAGTAAAACAACAGCTTAATGTGGAATTTCAACATTTAGCACAACAAATTCTAGATGAAAAAAGCAAGCGTTTTAGTGAAACAAACCAAAGCTCGTTAGAAGCACTACTGAAACCGTTCAAAGAGCAAATTGAAGGCTTTCAAAAACGGGTGAATGAGGTGCATAGTGAGTCGCTCAAAGGCTCGGCGAATTTAGAAGCTGAAATTAAGCGGGTGCTACAAATTGGCGTTTCAATGTCGGAAGAGGCACAAAATCTGGCAACGGCATTAAAAGGCAATAATAAAATTGCCGGCAACTGGGGCGAAGTACAGCTTGAAAGTGCCTTGCAATCTGCCGGTTTACTCGCAGGCGAGCATTACCAAGCTCAAGAGAGTTTTCGTGATGAAGAGGGGCGACGTTTTGCCCCTGATTTTGTGGTGCATTTGCCGGATCAAAAACATCTGATTATTGACAGTAAAGTCTCGTTAGTAGCTTATGATCAAGCGGTCAGATCAGAGGAAAATTTTGCAATTTCACAGGCATTAGACGAACATTGCCGTTCGCTACGCAATCACATTGAGGGGTTATCTAAGAAGAACTACAGTGCATTATTAGGCATTAAAAGCCCTGATTTTGTGCTGATGTTTATTCCTATTGAGCCGGCTTATATTGAGGCGATGAAGCACGATCCGCAATTGTTTAACTTTGGCTATGAACGCAATGTGATTTTAGTTTCTCACACCACCTTAATGCCGATTTTACGCACGGTCGCTAATTTATGGCGGATTGAACGAGGCAACAGCGAGGCGCGTGAAATTAGCGAAAAAGCCGGCGAAATTTACAACCAAGTGTGTGCAGTTGCCGATCGGTTAGCTAAATTAGGTAACACGCTAAATACCGCAAATAATCAATACAATCAAACCGTTACCTCGTTAGTTGGGCGACAAGGCTTACTAGGCAAAGTGGAACGATTCCAACATCTTTCAAGCAAAGCAAGCCAAATTGTGCCGCAGGTTGAGCTAATTGAAAACGAGGTGGATACTATTAAATTGGAAATAGTATCGAGAGAATTATTGGAAGAATAG
- the pabA gene encoding Para-aminobenzoate synthase glutamine amidotransferase component II: MLKKLLIIDNHDSFTFNLVDLLRKLDVPAKVGLVEELDLNEVEHFSHILISPGPDVPRAYPQTFAMLERYHQTKSILGVCLGHQTICEFFGGKLYNLNDVRHGQQRTLTQIEPNPIFKGLPKQLKVGLYHSWGILQNSLQNTPLVPTAICDQNVLMAFKHQDLPIFGVQFHPESFITEFGQQMLANWLEIKQDF, translated from the coding sequence ATGCTAAAAAAACTATTAATCATCGACAACCACGACTCTTTTACCTTCAACTTGGTGGATTTACTCCGTAAGCTTGATGTGCCGGCGAAAGTGGGGCTGGTTGAAGAGCTTGACCTCAATGAGGTGGAGCATTTTAGCCATATTTTGATTTCGCCCGGCCCTGATGTGCCGAGAGCCTATCCACAAACCTTTGCGATGTTGGAGCGTTATCATCAAACTAAATCGATTCTAGGGGTTTGCTTGGGGCATCAAACGATTTGCGAGTTTTTCGGCGGTAAGTTATATAACTTAAACGATGTTAGACACGGGCAGCAACGCACACTCACTCAAATTGAGCCGAACCCCATATTTAAAGGCTTACCTAAGCAGTTGAAAGTTGGGCTGTATCACTCTTGGGGCATTTTGCAAAATTCGTTGCAAAATACACCGCTTGTACCGACCGCCATTTGCGATCAAAATGTGTTAATGGCGTTTAAACATCAAGATTTGCCGATTTTTGGCGTGCAGTTTCACCCGGAATCTTTTATCACTGAATTTGGTCAGCAAATGTTGGCAAATTGGCTTGAGATTAAACAAGATTTTTAG
- the prfA gene encoding Peptide chain release factor 1: MKDSIINKLESLSERHEELQALLGDASIISDQDKFRAYSKEYSQLEEVVGTFNRWKKLNNDIEEAQLLLDDPDMKDMAAEEIAENKAEIENLEQHLQILLLPKDPNDEYNAFLEIRAGTGGDEAGIFAGDLYRMYSRYCESKRWRIEELSANESEQGGYKEIIVKISGEGVYGQLKFESGGHRVQRVPKTESQGRIHTSACTVAVMPELPESEMPEINPSDLRIDTYRSSGAGGQHVNTTDSAVRITHIPTGIVVECQDERSQHKNKAKALAVLASRIVQVEKEKQAQEQADTRRNLLGSGDRSDKIRTYNYPQGRVTDHRINLTVYRLDEVMNGKIDELIQPIITEYQADQLAALSDQP, encoded by the coding sequence ATGAAAGATTCGATTATCAATAAATTAGAAAGTTTAAGCGAACGCCACGAAGAGTTACAGGCGTTACTTGGCGATGCCTCAATTATTTCCGATCAAGACAAATTCCGAGCTTATTCCAAAGAATATTCGCAACTAGAAGAAGTGGTTGGCACCTTTAACCGCTGGAAAAAGCTGAACAACGATATTGAAGAGGCTCAATTATTGCTCGATGATCCTGATATGAAGGATATGGCAGCGGAAGAAATTGCGGAAAACAAAGCCGAAATTGAAAACCTCGAGCAACATTTACAAATTTTACTATTACCGAAAGATCCGAATGATGAATACAACGCATTCCTTGAAATCCGTGCCGGTACGGGCGGTGACGAGGCAGGTATTTTTGCCGGCGATTTATACCGTATGTACAGCCGTTACTGCGAAAGCAAACGCTGGCGGATTGAAGAGCTTTCGGCAAATGAGAGCGAACAAGGCGGATACAAAGAGATCATTGTGAAAATTTCAGGCGAAGGCGTTTACGGCCAGCTTAAATTTGAATCGGGCGGACACCGTGTACAACGTGTGCCGAAAACCGAATCACAAGGGCGTATTCACACCTCTGCTTGCACTGTGGCAGTAATGCCGGAGTTGCCGGAAAGTGAAATGCCGGAAATCAATCCGTCTGATTTGCGAATTGACACTTACCGCTCATCGGGTGCAGGCGGTCAGCACGTTAATACCACCGACTCTGCGGTGCGAATTACCCACATTCCAACAGGGATTGTCGTTGAATGCCAAGACGAGCGTTCACAACACAAAAACAAAGCCAAAGCGTTGGCAGTATTGGCTTCTCGTATTGTGCAGGTAGAAAAAGAGAAACAGGCACAGGAGCAGGCCGATACTCGCCGTAACTTACTCGGTTCGGGCGACCGTTCGGATAAGATTCGCACCTACAACTACCCGCAAGGACGTGTGACCGACCACCGTATTAACCTCACGGTTTATCGTTTAGATGAAGTAATGAACGGCAAAATTGATGAATTGATCCAACCGATTATCACTGAATATCAAGCGGATCAGTTAGCGGCGTTGTCGGATCAGCCTTAA
- a CDS encoding ASCH domain: MNREKITFFSRFETDILSGKKTITIRDKSESYFQPNQELAVFTNETDRFFANIKVLSVTPIHYAELNEQHAKQENMSLAELKQVIREIYPNDNAFFVIEFILI, from the coding sequence ATGAATAGAGAGAAAATTACCTTTTTCAGCCGATTCGAAACCGATATTTTAAGCGGTAAAAAAACAATTACGATTCGAGACAAATCAGAATCTTACTTTCAACCAAACCAAGAATTAGCTGTTTTTACCAACGAAACCGATAGATTTTTCGCTAATATCAAAGTGCTATCAGTAACACCGATTCACTACGCTGAATTAAACGAACAACACGCTAAACAAGAAAATATGAGCTTAGCCGAATTGAAACAAGTTATTCGAGAGATTTATCCGAACGACAATGCGTTTTTTGTGATTGAATTTATACTTATTTAG
- a CDS encoding Putative 2-hydroxyacid dehydrogenase HI_1556 produces MLNIVFLDRTGIPATHEIPRPNFPHTWTEYATTSADQTFERVKEADIIITSKVLLQRDLLTKLPKLKLIAITATGTNNVDLAAAKELGIAVKNVTGYSTITVPEHVIGMIYSLKHRLADYHRDLITSDRWATCGQFCYVDYPIHDVRGSTLGIFGKGNIGAEVARLAQAVGMQVIFAEHQGATEIRAGYTAFEEVFKQADIISLHCPLTEQTQNLINAETLALMKPTAYIINTGRGPLIDEQALLEALEQGKIAGAALDVLVKEPPEKDNPLMLAAKRLPNLLITPHVAWASDSAVTTLVNKVTQNMEEFVATGK; encoded by the coding sequence ATGTTAAATATTGTTTTTCTTGACCGCACCGGCATTCCTGCCACTCACGAGATTCCTCGCCCGAATTTTCCACATACTTGGACAGAATATGCCACCACCTCTGCCGATCAAACTTTTGAGCGAGTAAAAGAGGCGGATATTATCATCACCAGCAAAGTGCTGCTCCAACGTGATTTACTGACTAAGTTGCCAAAGTTGAAATTAATTGCGATCACAGCAACCGGCACGAACAATGTGGACTTAGCGGCAGCAAAAGAGTTAGGGATTGCAGTTAAAAATGTAACTGGCTATTCCACCATCACCGTGCCGGAACACGTCATTGGTATGATTTACTCCTTGAAACACCGTTTAGCCGATTACCATCGTGATTTAATCACATCGGATCGCTGGGCAACCTGCGGGCAATTTTGCTATGTAGATTACCCGATTCACGATGTACGAGGCTCAACCTTAGGCATTTTCGGTAAAGGGAACATCGGGGCTGAAGTGGCAAGGCTGGCACAAGCGGTCGGAATGCAGGTTATTTTTGCAGAACATCAAGGGGCAACTGAAATTCGAGCAGGCTACACCGCCTTTGAAGAGGTATTCAAGCAAGCAGATATTATTTCGCTACACTGCCCTTTAACCGAGCAGACCCAAAACCTGATTAATGCAGAAACCTTAGCCTTAATGAAGCCGACTGCTTATATTATCAATACGGGTCGAGGCCCACTGATTGATGAACAGGCATTGCTTGAGGCATTAGAGCAAGGCAAGATTGCCGGAGCAGCATTAGATGTTTTAGTGAAAGAGCCGCCTGAAAAAGACAACCCTTTAATGTTAGCGGCAAAACGTTTACCGAATTTACTGATTACCCCACACGTTGCGTGGGCAAGCGATTCTGCGGTTACAACGCTAGTGAACAAAGTAACACAAAATATGGAAGAGTTTGTGGCAACAGGTAAATAA
- the recX gene encoding Regulatory protein recX codes for MTTTSTAKTNKYTAVNYLLYLLSKRDYSEQELRQKLKQKEYDIADIDGAIEKAQANQWQSDERFCTAFIRYRSMQGIGPRRLKQELKLKGVKDWLINQELENAEVDWFELAEQIFEKKRPLVWDLKAKQKMWRFMVSRGFYHDHFSHLMDLDYSSDEYE; via the coding sequence ATGACAACGACTTCTACTGCAAAAACAAATAAATACACAGCGGTCAATTATCTGCTATATTTACTTTCAAAGCGTGATTACAGCGAGCAAGAGCTACGGCAAAAACTCAAGCAAAAAGAGTATGATATAGCGGATATTGATGGTGCTATTGAAAAAGCCCAAGCGAATCAGTGGCAAAGTGATGAACGCTTTTGTACCGCTTTTATCCGTTATCGCTCAATGCAAGGCATTGGGCCTCGCCGCTTAAAGCAAGAGCTAAAACTTAAAGGGGTAAAAGATTGGTTAATTAACCAAGAATTAGAAAACGCCGAAGTGGATTGGTTTGAATTAGCGGAGCAAATTTTTGAGAAAAAACGGCCGCTTGTATGGGATCTGAAAGCAAAGCAGAAAATGTGGCGATTTATGGTCAGCCGTGGTTTTTATCACGATCATTTTAGTCATTTAATGGATCTGGATTACAGCAGCGATGAATATGAATAG